A genomic segment from Streptomyces sp. NBC_01233 encodes:
- a CDS encoding ArsC/Spx/MgsR family protein, which produces MEIWINPACSKCRSALTLLDAEGADYTVRRYLEDVPSEEEIREVLGRLGLEPWDITRTSDPLAEETGVRELPREETEAARGLWIAHLAAHPKLIQRPVITAEDGTAVVARSEDAVREALSRKA; this is translated from the coding sequence ATGGAGATCTGGATCAATCCCGCCTGTTCCAAGTGCCGCAGCGCACTGACCCTGCTGGACGCGGAGGGCGCCGACTACACCGTGCGCCGGTACCTGGAGGACGTGCCCTCCGAGGAGGAGATCCGTGAGGTTCTCGGCCGGCTCGGGCTGGAGCCGTGGGACATCACGCGCACCTCGGACCCGCTGGCCGAGGAGACCGGCGTGCGGGAGCTGCCGCGCGAGGAGACCGAGGCGGCGCGCGGGCTGTGGATCGCCCACCTGGCAGCGCACCCGAAGCTGATCCAGCGCCCCGTCATCACCGCCGAGGACGGCACGGCCGTGGTCGCCCGCTCCGAGGACGCGGTCCGCGAGGCCCTCTCCCGCAAGGCCTAG
- a CDS encoding alpha/beta fold hydrolase has protein sequence MGRLRRRRGGPHAPDARRGPGGRPRAQRPGAGAALRSVADLVGWLDAVLDGLGPHGPVALGGHSYGAWIAAHYAAARAARLGRLVLLDPTRVFAGLRPGYVLRALPVLVRPTPERIRSFLGWETRGAALDPAWLRLQDETADFPAVRPVAGPRPDLGALAEPPGVQVDVLFAEHARCHDAGRAARAARRALPGARVDVLPAVAHHALPLTAAGEIARRLAGQYS, from the coding sequence GTGGGGCGCCTGCGCCGCCGCCGGGGCGGCCCGCACGCACCGGATGCACGCCGTGGACCTGGTGGGCGACCCCGGGCTCAGCGTCCCGGCGCCGGGGCGGCGCTCCGGTCCGTCGCGGACCTGGTCGGCTGGCTCGACGCGGTCCTGGACGGGCTCGGCCCGCACGGGCCGGTCGCGCTCGGCGGGCACTCGTACGGGGCGTGGATCGCCGCCCACTACGCCGCCGCGCGCGCGGCCCGGCTCGGTCGCCTCGTGCTGCTCGACCCGACCCGGGTCTTCGCCGGGCTGCGCCCCGGGTACGTACTGCGCGCGCTGCCCGTACTGGTGCGGCCCACCCCGGAGCGGATCCGCTCCTTCCTCGGCTGGGAGACCCGCGGGGCCGCCCTCGACCCGGCCTGGCTGCGGCTGCAGGACGAGACCGCCGACTTTCCCGCCGTACGCCCGGTCGCCGGGCCGCGCCCGGACCTGGGCGCGCTCGCGGAACCGCCGGGCGTGCAGGTCGACGTCCTGTTCGCGGAGCACGCCCGCTGCCACGACGCGGGCCGCGCGGCCCGGGCCGCCCGCCGGGCGCTGCCGGGCGCGCGCGTCGACGTACTGCCCGCAGTCGCGCACCACGCGCTGCCGCTGACGGCGGCCGGGGAGATCGCCCGCCGGCTCGCGGGGCAATACAGCTAG
- a CDS encoding MarR family winged helix-turn-helix transcriptional regulator, whose amino-acid sequence MDDNQEPGTREPDNLQLVHLLRAVTVEFGLRQAEFAARNGMHATDVRALICLLDAARADEPATAGLLGARLGLNSAGTTSVIDRLERLGHVARIRDERDRRRILLRVEPAAIRLGREFFGPLIDGVLQVLDSFEPAERDTVRRFLTATHAVFAGTGATAFISPPPRTS is encoded by the coding sequence GTGGACGACAACCAGGAACCCGGCACCCGGGAGCCCGACAACCTGCAGCTGGTGCACCTCCTGCGGGCGGTGACCGTCGAGTTCGGCCTGCGCCAGGCGGAGTTCGCCGCCCGCAACGGCATGCACGCCACCGACGTGCGGGCTCTGATCTGCCTGCTCGACGCGGCCCGCGCGGACGAACCGGCCACGGCCGGCCTGCTCGGCGCCCGGCTCGGTCTCAACTCGGCGGGCACCACCTCCGTGATCGACCGGCTGGAGCGGCTCGGCCACGTGGCCCGGATCCGCGACGAGCGCGACCGGCGGCGGATCCTGCTGCGCGTGGAGCCGGCCGCGATCCGCCTGGGCCGGGAGTTCTTCGGCCCCCTGATCGACGGCGTGCTCCAGGTGCTCGACTCCTTCGAACCCGCCGAACGGGACACCGTACGCCGCTTCCTGACGGCCACCCACGCCGTGTTCGCGGGGACGGGCGCGACGGCCTTCATCTCGCCCCCACCTCGCACCTCGTAG
- a CDS encoding Gfo/Idh/MocA family protein gives MSSDLNPAGDPRPRVGLLGTGPWAHRTHAPALAAHPGSDFAGVWGRRPEAAAELARAYDVKVYEDPDELFAECDAVAFALPPDVQAPLAVRAAAAGCHLLLDKPVATTARDARAVVDAAARHGVASVVFLTLRFAEPTAGWVAEQAGRSGWFTAAAHWLGAVFPPDGTPSAYADSPWRKTKGGLWDVGPHALSVLIAVLGDVTGISATRGPSDVVQLALRHASGAASTAVLSLGAPRAAAGVGLELRGTEGVYELPGWSDVPGAYGRALDALLTAARTGVPDPRGAEFGARLTEILAEAEAQLPG, from the coding sequence ATTTCGTCTGATTTGAACCCTGCCGGAGACCCCCGACCGCGGGTCGGACTACTGGGTACGGGCCCCTGGGCCCACCGCACCCACGCGCCCGCCCTCGCCGCGCACCCCGGCTCCGACTTCGCCGGAGTGTGGGGCCGCCGGCCCGAAGCCGCGGCCGAGCTGGCCCGCGCGTACGACGTGAAGGTGTACGAAGACCCCGACGAGCTGTTCGCCGAGTGTGACGCCGTGGCCTTCGCCCTGCCGCCCGACGTCCAGGCCCCGCTCGCCGTGCGCGCGGCCGCCGCCGGCTGCCACCTGCTGCTCGACAAGCCCGTCGCGACGACGGCCCGGGACGCCCGGGCCGTCGTCGACGCGGCCGCCCGCCACGGGGTCGCCTCCGTCGTCTTCCTCACCCTGCGCTTCGCCGAGCCCACCGCCGGCTGGGTCGCGGAACAGGCCGGACGCTCCGGCTGGTTCACCGCGGCCGCGCACTGGCTCGGTGCCGTCTTCCCGCCCGACGGCACGCCCAGCGCGTACGCCGACTCGCCCTGGCGCAAGACCAAGGGCGGGCTGTGGGACGTCGGCCCGCACGCCCTCTCCGTGCTGATCGCGGTCCTCGGCGACGTCACCGGGATCAGCGCCACCCGCGGCCCCTCCGACGTGGTCCAACTGGCACTGCGGCACGCCTCCGGTGCGGCCAGCACCGCCGTCCTCAGCCTGGGCGCGCCGCGCGCCGCCGCCGGAGTGGGCCTGGAACTGCGCGGCACCGAGGGCGTGTACGAGCTGCCCGGCTGGAGCGACGTACCGGGCGCCTACGGCCGCGCCCTGGACGCGCTCCTCACCGCGGCCCGCACCGGCGTGCCGGATCCGCGCGGAGCGGAGTTCGGGGCCCGGCTGACGGAGATCCTCGCGGAGGCGGAGGCGCAGCTCCCCGGGTGA
- the glnII gene encoding glutamine synthetase: MSYKAEYIWIDGTEPTAKLRSKTKILADGDALPVWGFDGSSTNQAEGHASDRVLNPVFSCPDPIRGGDNLLVLCEVLNIDMTPHESNTRALLRPIAEKFAAQEPIFGIEQEYTFFDGTRPLGFPVNGFPAAQGGYYCGVGSDEIFGRDIVEKHLDHCLAAGLSISGINAEVMPGQWEFQVGPVGPLEVSDQLWIARWLLYRTAEDFNVSATLNPKPVKGDWNGAGAHTNFSTKAMREDYRAIISACEALGEGSKPLDHVKNYGAGIDERLTGLHETAPWNEYSYGVSDRGASVRIPWQVEKDGKGYIEDRRPNANVDPYVVTRLITDTCCTGLEKDGLV; encoded by the coding sequence GTGAGCTACAAGGCTGAGTACATCTGGATCGACGGCACCGAGCCGACGGCGAAGCTTCGCTCCAAGACGAAGATCCTGGCGGACGGCGACGCGCTGCCGGTCTGGGGCTTCGACGGATCGAGCACCAACCAGGCCGAGGGCCACGCCTCCGACCGCGTGCTCAACCCGGTGTTCTCCTGCCCGGACCCGATCCGCGGCGGGGACAACCTCCTCGTACTGTGCGAGGTCCTGAACATCGACATGACCCCGCACGAGTCGAACACCCGCGCGCTGCTGCGTCCGATCGCCGAGAAGTTCGCCGCTCAGGAGCCGATCTTCGGCATCGAGCAGGAGTACACGTTCTTCGACGGCACCCGCCCGCTCGGTTTCCCGGTCAACGGCTTCCCGGCGGCGCAGGGCGGCTACTACTGCGGCGTCGGCTCGGACGAGATCTTCGGCCGCGACATCGTCGAGAAGCACCTGGACCACTGCCTCGCGGCGGGCCTGAGCATCTCCGGCATCAACGCCGAGGTCATGCCCGGCCAGTGGGAGTTCCAGGTCGGCCCCGTCGGCCCGCTGGAGGTCTCCGACCAGCTGTGGATCGCGCGCTGGCTGCTCTACCGCACCGCCGAGGACTTCAACGTCTCCGCGACGCTGAACCCGAAGCCGGTCAAGGGCGACTGGAACGGCGCGGGCGCGCACACCAACTTCTCCACGAAGGCGATGCGCGAGGACTACCGCGCGATCATCTCCGCCTGCGAGGCACTGGGCGAGGGCAGCAAGCCGCTCGACCACGTGAAGAACTACGGCGCCGGCATCGACGAGCGCCTGACGGGCCTGCACGAGACCGCCCCGTGGAACGAGTACAGCTACGGCGTCTCGGACCGCGGCGCCTCGGTCCGCATCCCGTGGCAGGTGGAGAAGGACGGCAAGGGCTACATCGAGGACCGCCGCCCGAACGCGAACGTGGACCCGTACGTCGTGACCCGCCTCATCACGGACACCTGCTGCACCGGCCTGGAGAAGGACGGCCTGGTCTGA
- a CDS encoding winged helix-turn-helix domain-containing protein, with amino-acid sequence MANTRSLTSAPAATASLTYPPHPRHRLRSVDRDEAARVVDLLPPGATWLPAPQHTLPTLPGQPPMVGYLVLVPADQQPPIGFAPHTVAAPLAPAPAPTATALAGDALVRIDSARRTAEVDGRVLDLTYLEFELLAHLVQHPHRVHSRDRLVTTVWGYGHVGDGRTVDVHIARLRRKLGAAHRGAIQTVRRVGYKYAP; translated from the coding sequence ATGGCGAACACCCGTTCCCTCACCTCCGCCCCCGCTGCGACCGCCTCCCTGACCTATCCGCCTCATCCGCGCCACCGGCTGCGTTCCGTGGACCGGGACGAGGCGGCCCGGGTCGTGGACCTGCTCCCGCCCGGGGCCACCTGGCTGCCCGCGCCGCAGCACACCCTCCCGACGCTCCCGGGGCAGCCGCCGATGGTCGGCTACCTGGTGCTCGTACCGGCCGACCAGCAGCCGCCGATCGGCTTCGCCCCGCACACCGTGGCCGCCCCGCTCGCGCCCGCCCCGGCCCCGACCGCGACGGCCCTGGCGGGCGACGCCCTGGTCCGCATCGACTCGGCGCGGCGCACCGCCGAGGTCGACGGCCGGGTGCTCGACCTGACGTACCTGGAGTTCGAGCTGCTGGCCCATCTGGTGCAGCACCCGCACCGGGTGCACAGCCGGGACCGGCTGGTCACCACGGTCTGGGGCTACGGGCACGTCGGCGACGGCCGGACCGTGGACGTCCACATCGCCCGTCTGCGCCGCAAGCTGGGCGCGGCCCACCGCGGTGCGATCCAGACGGTGCGCCGGGTGGGCTACAAGTACGCCCCCTGA
- a CDS encoding PepSY-associated TM helix domain-containing protein — MSLDEVQDVRTPDADPSGIPKSRGGRAALRPLLLRMHFYAGLLIAPLLFLASATGLLYAASWQAEKIVYSDELTVARVGESVLPLSAQVEAAKVAAPEGSVVSVWPAPDAEATTRVIMESEGLPEGGTLTVFVDPYTAEVRGQIETVGDALPLRAWLSEFHSSLQLGEFGRNYSELAASWMWVVALGGLALWIGRRRKRKSLGAPPSGSWGIVLPDRKATGRRRTLSWHGAVGLWSVAGLVVLSATGLTWSKCVGENIGQLQDSLGGATPAVSAKLKPGAESGGADEHAGHTMPEGTQMPAHAPTADVGLDRAVDAARDAGVTEAIRVTLPAKGKGYVIKEQDKQVPVHLDAVAVDPADGRIMDELRFADYPLLAKMTRFGIDLHMGQTFGLANQIVLAALAVAVMFLVFWGYRMWWLRRPTKDRKLSVGRAQPRGAWRKLPVTTLLPLAAVTGVVGWFIPLLGISLAVFLVVDVLLGFVAGLRAKAAARAASAA; from the coding sequence ATGTCTCTTGACGAGGTTCAGGACGTCCGGACCCCGGACGCCGACCCATCCGGCATACCCAAGAGCCGCGGCGGCCGGGCCGCCCTGCGGCCGCTGCTCCTGCGCATGCACTTCTACGCGGGCCTGCTCATCGCCCCCCTGCTGTTCCTCGCCTCCGCCACCGGCCTGCTCTACGCGGCCTCCTGGCAGGCCGAGAAGATCGTCTACTCCGACGAGCTGACCGTCGCCCGCGTCGGCGAGAGCGTCCTGCCGCTCAGCGCCCAGGTCGAGGCGGCCAAGGTCGCCGCCCCCGAGGGCTCGGTCGTGTCCGTGTGGCCGGCCCCCGACGCCGAGGCCACCACCCGGGTGATCATGGAGAGCGAGGGGCTCCCGGAGGGCGGGACCCTCACCGTGTTCGTCGATCCGTATACGGCCGAGGTCCGCGGGCAGATCGAAACCGTCGGTGACGCGCTGCCCCTGCGCGCCTGGCTGAGCGAGTTCCACTCCAGCCTCCAGCTCGGGGAGTTCGGCCGGAACTACAGCGAACTCGCCGCGAGCTGGATGTGGGTGGTCGCGCTCGGCGGCCTCGCCCTGTGGATCGGCCGCCGCCGCAAGCGGAAGTCGCTGGGGGCACCTCCCAGCGGTAGCTGGGGGATCGTCCTCCCGGACCGCAAGGCCACCGGCCGCCGCCGCACCCTGTCCTGGCACGGGGCCGTCGGCCTGTGGTCCGTCGCCGGGCTCGTCGTCCTCTCCGCCACCGGCCTGACCTGGTCGAAGTGCGTCGGCGAGAACATCGGGCAGCTCCAGGACAGTCTCGGCGGGGCCACGCCGGCCGTCTCCGCCAAGCTGAAGCCGGGGGCGGAGTCCGGCGGCGCCGACGAACACGCGGGCCACACCATGCCCGAGGGCACGCAGATGCCCGCCCATGCGCCCACGGCCGACGTCGGCCTCGACCGGGCCGTGGACGCCGCCCGGGACGCCGGAGTCACCGAGGCGATCCGCGTGACCCTGCCCGCCAAGGGCAAGGGGTACGTGATCAAGGAGCAGGACAAGCAGGTGCCGGTGCACCTCGACGCGGTCGCGGTCGACCCCGCGGACGGCCGGATCATGGACGAACTGCGCTTCGCCGACTACCCCCTGCTCGCCAAGATGACCCGCTTCGGCATCGACCTGCACATGGGCCAGACCTTCGGGCTCGCCAACCAGATCGTGCTGGCCGCGCTCGCCGTCGCCGTGATGTTCCTCGTCTTCTGGGGCTACCGCATGTGGTGGCTGCGCCGGCCGACGAAGGACCGCAAGCTGTCCGTGGGCCGGGCGCAGCCGCGCGGCGCCTGGCGGAAGCTGCCGGTGACCACGCTGCTGCCGCTGGCCGCGGTGACGGGCGTGGTCGGCTGGTTCATCCCGCTGCTCGGGATCAGCCTGGCCGTCTTCCTCGTGGTCGACGTCCTGCTGGGCTTCGTCGCGGGCCTGCGCGCCAAGGCCGCCGCCCGAGCCGCCTCGGCCGCCTGA
- a CDS encoding rhomboid-like protein, translated as MKAIPLGAVYAGGVQLGAYALERMGAAERDRLLRNCSTNVDNLAAGRWETLLSSAVVVEEPMPLPYALLLVAVLGYAEYAYGAWWTAAVFLFGHATATLLVYGALRRTADPGTRRALDVGTSYGFNAVLGALTSALPRGAVRTAARAGLLALAAAPVLKRGRTFTDAGHLAALGIGIGVSLALDCLSGAKHQKIA; from the coding sequence GTGAAGGCAATTCCACTGGGAGCGGTGTACGCCGGCGGAGTCCAGCTCGGGGCGTACGCCCTGGAGCGGATGGGGGCGGCGGAGCGGGATCGGCTGCTGCGCAACTGCTCGACGAACGTCGACAACCTCGCCGCCGGGCGCTGGGAGACGCTGCTGAGCAGCGCCGTCGTCGTCGAGGAGCCGATGCCCCTGCCCTACGCCCTGCTGCTCGTCGCGGTCCTCGGGTACGCCGAGTACGCGTACGGCGCCTGGTGGACGGCCGCGGTGTTCCTGTTCGGGCACGCCACGGCGACCCTCCTCGTGTACGGCGCCCTGCGCAGGACGGCCGATCCGGGAACCCGGCGCGCCCTGGACGTGGGGACGAGTTACGGCTTCAACGCCGTGCTCGGCGCACTGACCTCGGCCCTGCCGCGCGGAGCGGTCCGCACCGCCGCCCGGGCCGGCCTGCTCGCGCTCGCCGCGGCGCCCGTACTGAAGCGCGGGCGGACCTTCACCGACGCCGGACACCTGGCGGCGCTCGGGATCGGCATCGGGGTCTCACTGGCCCTCGATTGTCTTTCCGGTGCGAAACATCAGAAAATTGCCTGA
- a CDS encoding tyrosine-protein phosphatase — protein sequence MTVTPSTTVANLRDLGGTPLPGGRTVRPGLVLRSGQLDRLDLDADPVVAALGVRTVIDFRTDAERADHPDRIPGGARLLIGDVLADKLREAGKKPAASQLKHLLSDPAVAEEHLGGGKAQALFADTYRSFVNSVSAQAAYRMLLTEAADPTAGPLLFHCTAGKDRTGWGATVILALLGADDETLMAEYLSVNPAVKQAFAPMIEGFTAAGGDPDIALALIGVFPSYLEAALDEMETRYGSMEKYVREGLGVPDETVDALRARLVA from the coding sequence ATGACCGTCACTCCCTCCACCACCGTCGCCAACCTCCGCGACCTGGGTGGCACCCCGCTCCCCGGCGGCCGCACCGTCCGCCCGGGCCTGGTGCTGCGCTCCGGCCAGCTCGACCGGCTCGACCTCGACGCCGATCCGGTGGTGGCCGCGCTGGGCGTGCGGACCGTCATCGACTTCCGCACGGACGCAGAGCGCGCCGACCACCCCGACCGGATACCCGGCGGGGCCCGGCTGCTGATCGGCGACGTCCTCGCGGACAAGCTGAGGGAGGCCGGCAAGAAGCCCGCCGCGTCGCAGCTCAAGCACCTGCTGTCCGACCCGGCGGTGGCCGAGGAGCACCTGGGCGGGGGCAAGGCCCAGGCCCTGTTCGCCGACACCTACCGGTCCTTCGTGAACTCCGTCTCCGCGCAGGCCGCGTACCGCATGCTGCTCACCGAGGCAGCCGACCCCACGGCCGGCCCGCTGCTCTTCCACTGCACGGCCGGCAAGGACCGGACCGGCTGGGGCGCGACGGTCATCCTGGCGCTGCTCGGCGCGGACGACGAGACCCTGATGGCCGAGTACCTCTCCGTCAACCCCGCGGTCAAGCAGGCCTTCGCCCCGATGATCGAGGGTTTCACCGCGGCCGGCGGCGACCCGGACATCGCGCTCGCCCTGATCGGCGTCTTCCCCTCCTACCTGGAGGCGGCGCTGGACGAGATGGAGACGCGCTACGGCTCCATGGAGAAGTACGTCCGCGAGGGACTCGGCGTCCCCGACGAGACCGTCGACGCACTGCGCGCCCGCCTGGTGGCCTGA
- a CDS encoding metal-dependent hydrolase, producing MSNTPLAPAPVASEHVDLRPRNVSFGWEDTPLHWLPGEPFAGHMINVLHLLLPAGERWFVHVYKQVLPHIKDERLRADVVGFIGQEAMHAAAHDDVLPHLKRLGLDPTPYTAQVDWLFEKLLGDRTLPPGRARHWWLMERVAMIAAIEHYTAFLGDWVLNADALDRRGADPTMLDLLRWHGAEEVEHRSVAFDLFMHVDGNYRRRARTWATAFTALVFLWQRGVRFFMENDPQLVASKASFGQFFRAGQQGVLPSTGAMLKSIPKYLSRTYHPSQEGSTAQAVAYLAASPGANGGARA from the coding sequence ATGTCTAATACGCCGCTCGCGCCCGCCCCCGTGGCGTCGGAACACGTGGACCTGAGGCCCCGGAACGTGTCCTTCGGCTGGGAGGACACCCCGCTCCACTGGCTTCCCGGCGAACCCTTCGCCGGGCACATGATCAATGTGCTGCACCTGCTGCTCCCCGCGGGGGAGCGCTGGTTCGTGCACGTCTACAAGCAGGTCCTCCCCCACATCAAGGACGAGCGACTGCGGGCGGACGTGGTCGGCTTCATCGGCCAGGAGGCCATGCACGCCGCCGCGCACGACGACGTGCTCCCCCACCTGAAGAGGCTCGGGCTGGACCCCACCCCGTACACCGCGCAGGTGGACTGGCTGTTCGAGAAGCTGCTCGGCGACCGGACCCTCCCGCCGGGCAGGGCCCGGCACTGGTGGCTGATGGAACGGGTCGCGATGATCGCGGCGATCGAGCACTACACGGCGTTCCTCGGCGACTGGGTGCTGAACGCCGACGCCCTGGACCGGCGGGGCGCCGACCCCACCATGCTCGACCTGCTGCGCTGGCACGGGGCGGAGGAGGTCGAGCACCGCTCGGTGGCCTTCGACCTCTTCATGCACGTCGACGGCAACTACCGCCGCCGGGCCCGGACCTGGGCCACCGCCTTCACGGCCCTGGTCTTCCTGTGGCAGCGCGGCGTGCGCTTCTTCATGGAGAACGACCCGCAACTGGTGGCCTCCAAGGCCTCCTTCGGCCAGTTCTTCCGGGCGGGGCAGCAGGGAGTCCTGCCGTCCACCGGCGCCATGCTGAAGTCCATACCGAAGTACCTCTCCCGCACGTACCACCCCTCCCAGGAGGGCTCGACGGCCCAGGCGGTGGCCTACCTCGCCGCCTCCCCCGGTGCGAACGGCGGTGCGCGGGCATGA
- a CDS encoding PDR/VanB family oxidoreductase gives MKRALAVTAVAGAAWVTRRALNRRIGKSPLWPLPALETPVSGHSPRRALRALIVSRTEPAEGVLHLALESPDLPAWTPGAHVDVTLPSGLVRQYSLCGDPADGGRYTIAIRLVEDGRGGSREAHDQLVEGAELELRPPRNRFELVPAPSYVFVAGGIGITPILPMLRAATAAGADWTLLYGGRSLDSMPFLDDLATYGDRVTVHPEDEVGLPDLTPLAAAPPGTLVYCCGPEPLMLAVTAAAPDTAAVRLERFSPAAEPGPAQPFTVELHRSGRVVEVAADETTLAAVRRELPATPYSCEQGFCGTCQHRVLSGAVDHRDELLTDRERADSMLLCVSRAKGDRLVLDL, from the coding sequence ATGAAGCGCGCCCTCGCGGTCACGGCGGTGGCCGGTGCGGCCTGGGTGACCAGGCGCGCCCTGAACCGCCGCATCGGGAAGTCCCCGCTCTGGCCCCTGCCCGCCCTGGAGACACCGGTCTCGGGCCACTCCCCGCGCCGTGCGCTGCGCGCACTGATCGTCTCCCGTACGGAGCCGGCCGAGGGCGTGCTGCACCTGGCACTGGAATCCCCGGACCTCCCGGCGTGGACCCCGGGCGCGCACGTGGACGTCACCCTGCCCTCGGGCCTGGTCCGCCAGTACTCCCTGTGCGGCGACCCGGCGGACGGCGGCAGGTACACGATCGCGATCCGGCTGGTCGAGGACGGCCGCGGCGGCTCCCGCGAGGCGCACGACCAGCTGGTCGAGGGCGCCGAGCTGGAGCTGCGCCCGCCGCGCAACCGCTTCGAGCTGGTCCCGGCGCCCTCGTACGTCTTCGTCGCGGGCGGCATCGGCATCACCCCGATCCTGCCGATGCTCCGGGCCGCCACGGCGGCGGGCGCCGACTGGACCCTCCTGTACGGGGGCCGCTCCCTCGACTCGATGCCCTTCCTGGACGACCTCGCGACCTACGGCGACCGGGTCACGGTCCATCCCGAAGACGAGGTGGGCCTGCCCGACCTGACCCCGCTCGCCGCGGCGCCGCCCGGCACCCTGGTCTACTGCTGCGGGCCGGAACCCCTGATGCTGGCCGTCACGGCGGCGGCCCCGGACACGGCGGCGGTCCGCCTGGAACGCTTCTCTCCGGCGGCGGAGCCCGGCCCGGCGCAGCCGTTCACCGTCGAACTCCACCGCTCGGGACGGGTCGTCGAGGTCGCGGCGGACGAGACCACCCTGGCCGCGGTGCGCCGGGAGCTGCCCGCCACCCCGTACTCCTGCGAGCAGGGTTTCTGCGGGACCTGCCAACACCGCGTCCTGTCGGGCGCGGTGGACCACCGCGACGAGCTGCTCACGGACCGGGAGCGGGCGGACTCGATGCTGTTGTGCGTCTCGCGCGCCAAGGGGGACCGCCTCGTCCTGGACCTGTGA
- a CDS encoding TetR/AcrR family transcriptional regulator, which produces MTTGVRRRMGVEERRQQLIGVALELFSHRSPDDVSIDEIAAAAGISRPLVYHYFPGKLSLYEAALRRAADELALRFVEPREGPLGARLLRVMGRFFAFVDDHGPGFSALMRGGPAAGSSRANAMIDEVRQAAYEQILTHLGIGLEDPPARLELVVRSWVSLAESTALIWLDGRRIPRGELELQLVHDFAALAAVSAAYDAEMAGILVRILADEPADGPFGELVGRLGALVPGEVPQPR; this is translated from the coding sequence ATGACAACCGGGGTGCGACGCAGGATGGGTGTCGAGGAGCGGCGGCAACAGCTGATCGGGGTGGCCCTGGAGCTGTTCAGCCACCGCTCGCCCGACGATGTGTCGATCGACGAGATCGCGGCGGCCGCGGGGATATCCCGGCCGCTCGTCTACCACTACTTTCCCGGCAAGCTGAGCCTGTACGAGGCCGCGCTGCGCCGGGCGGCCGACGAGCTGGCACTGCGGTTCGTGGAGCCCCGGGAGGGGCCGCTCGGGGCGCGGCTGCTGCGGGTGATGGGGCGGTTCTTCGCCTTCGTCGACGACCACGGGCCGGGTTTCTCGGCGCTGATGCGGGGCGGTCCGGCGGCCGGCAGCAGCCGGGCCAACGCGATGATCGACGAGGTCCGGCAGGCGGCGTACGAGCAGATCCTCACGCACCTGGGCATCGGGCTGGAGGATCCCCCGGCGCGGCTGGAGCTCGTGGTGCGGTCCTGGGTGTCGCTCGCCGAGTCCACGGCCCTCATCTGGCTGGACGGGCGCAGGATCCCGCGGGGCGAGCTGGAACTGCAGCTGGTGCACGACTTCGCCGCGCTGGCCGCGGTGAGCGCCGCCTACGACGCGGAGATGGCGGGGATCCTCGTACGGATCCTGGCCGACGAGCCGGCCGACGGACCGTTCGGGGAGCTGGTCGGGCGCCTCGGCGCGCTCGTCCCGGGCGAGGTGCCGCAGCCGCGGTGA
- a CDS encoding GNAT family N-acetyltransferase, with translation MIIDDGILFRRAAEKDAGTLVRLYDQAARWMRKHGIDQWKPGDKDAAHFRARMGDGEVWLGGDSDGRVVGAYELWWSDEEAWGVQPPVAGYVHRLMVEREAAPAGAGRRLLEHAERRIARTGRERARLDCVSTNPRLLAYYRGAGYRVVGELPNKEGKDGRTYGVILMEKRLDELTVV, from the coding sequence GTGATCATTGACGACGGGATCTTGTTCCGACGGGCCGCGGAGAAGGACGCCGGCACGCTGGTGCGGCTGTACGACCAGGCCGCCCGCTGGATGCGCAAGCACGGGATCGACCAGTGGAAGCCCGGTGACAAGGACGCCGCCCACTTCCGCGCGCGCATGGGCGACGGCGAGGTGTGGCTCGGCGGCGACTCCGACGGCCGGGTGGTCGGGGCGTACGAGCTGTGGTGGTCCGACGAGGAGGCCTGGGGCGTCCAGCCTCCGGTCGCCGGGTACGTCCACCGCCTGATGGTGGAGCGCGAGGCCGCCCCCGCCGGCGCCGGGCGCCGCCTGCTCGAACATGCCGAGCGGCGGATCGCCAGGACCGGACGGGAGCGGGCGCGGCTGGACTGCGTCTCCACCAACCCCCGGCTGCTCGCGTACTACCGGGGTGCGGGCTACCGGGTGGTCGGGGAGCTCCCCAACAAGGAGGGGAAGGACGGCAGGACCTACGGGGTGATCCTGATGGAGAAGCGGCTGGACGAACTCACCGTCGTTTGA